The following coding sequences are from one Triticum aestivum cultivar Chinese Spring chromosome 5A, IWGSC CS RefSeq v2.1, whole genome shotgun sequence window:
- the LOC123101719 gene encoding uncharacterized protein: MVTTASPHPSFLASSTRTRKSLLRSSGSITLTKPAVWHQALCGSQNYHDLLAANPLAVLSSHYPLGPSCASLNFYKPIASQDSFLVLRRQSKDANGQATRDVLCVCNPLTGETFKIPTLEYMPPHHYALLVTNDVDIYGHVSQSFQLTAIWIRRLKHFISVCYNSKTGTWMESPVVPELRRSLCLVPSSAAAYDGVISWLCDSWKQLSLTHVATLHTGNMELSYLELPPEAKRNKDPVLGSSADGGLLLLFMQGLRVSLWKHNSELGSDTSSWVLSERIDMRSSLPQRVVTLGMRGEVSLEMFRGKSGAVVLWVDGDGFFLFSLSDRSIRKIDCASVTNKYFLCPYEIDWLACLAITNLVMDGSLSLDVERKKAQDRWRTLMGMNMATIRAS, from the coding sequence ATGGTGACCACGGCTTCACCCCATCCCTCCTTCTTGGCTTCTTCTACCAGGACAAGAAAAAGTCTTCTCCGGAGCTCTGGAAGCATCACATTGACAAAACCCGCTGTTTGGCACCAAGCTTTGTGTGGAAGTCAGAATTATCATGATTTGTTGGCAGCAAATCCGCTCGCAGTGTTATCAAGCCATTACCCCTTGGGACCTTCATGTGCAAGCCTCAACTTCTATAAGCCCATTGCATCCCAGGACAGCTTTCTGGTCCTCCGCCGCCAATCGAAAGACGCCAATGGTCAGGCCACGAGGGATGTGCTATGTGTTTGCAATCCTCTTACTGGTGAAACCTTTAAGATTCCTACCCTTGAATATATGCCTCCTCACCATTATGCCTTATTAGTCACCAATGATGTCGACATTTATGGACATGTGTCCCAGTCCTTCCAGTTGACTGCCATTTGGATAAGAAGATTAAAGCATTTCATCTCCGTGTGCTACAACTCGAAGACTGGAACATGGATGGAATCTCCAGTAGTTCCTGAGCTAAGGCGTAGCCTTTGTTTAGTGCCATCCTCAGCAGCTGCTTATGATGGTGTCATCAGCTGGCTCTGTGATAGCTGGAAACAATTGTCGCTCACTCATGTTGCCACACTACACACTGGCAATATGGAGCTTTCATACCTGGAGCTCCCACCGGAAGCAAAGCGCAACAAGGATCCAGTGTTGGGGAGTTCAGCGGACGGTGGGCTTCTGTTGCTCTTCATGCAAGGTCTGCGGGTGTCACTCTGGAAACACAACAGTGAGCTTGGCAGTGACACCAGCAGCTGGGTGCTATCTGAAAGGATTGACATGAGAAGTTCATTGCCGCAGCGGGTGGTCACGTTAGGGATGAGGGGGGAGGTCAGCTTGGAGATGTTCCGGGGCAAGAGCGGTGCGGTGGTGCTCTGGGTTGATGGAGATGGCTTCTTTCTATTCAGCCTCAGTGATAGGTCGATAAGGAAGATTGACTGTGCAAGTGTGACCAACAAGTACTTCCTCTGCCCATATGAGATTGATTGGCTGGCCTGCCTCGCAATAACGAACCTCGTCATGGATGGCTCCTTGTCGCTGGATGTAGAAAGGAAGAAGGCTCAAGACAGATGGAGGACATTAATGGGAATGAATATGGCGACGATCAGAGCATCTTAA